A section of the Cuniculiplasma divulgatum genome encodes:
- a CDS encoding electron transfer flavoprotein subunit alpha/FixB family protein has protein sequence MNKVAGIKFAAPAADLNEYKNVFVFLETREDRLMRPALEMIGVGKRMAEKVNEKLVCVLLGGDIKDQAKEAVSYGCDIVLGAESPVLSTYRTLPYSHIIADFVRQEKPNIFLIPATRNGRDLASRIAVSCQAGVTADCTELDIEQDTRILSANRPTYGESMLAEILCRKHRPQMATARPGIFPVPEKIKSHKGEIRIKEVTVDKSMLKKEVLEFRKKEVVDLTAAKVVVSGGMGLGKPQGFSLIGQLASELNGVVGATRPAVDMGWITRDHQVGQTGQTVRPRLYLAVGISGKIQHIMGMKNSETIVSVNTDPNAEITKYSDYVITEDLYKAVPVLLEEIKKLKKSPPPLVQEASSTPAQ, from the coding sequence GTGAATAAAGTGGCTGGAATAAAGTTTGCAGCACCTGCTGCTGACCTCAATGAATACAAGAATGTGTTCGTTTTCCTTGAGACCAGGGAAGACAGGCTCATGCGCCCCGCCCTTGAAATGATAGGTGTGGGTAAGAGGATGGCCGAAAAGGTGAATGAAAAGCTTGTATGTGTTCTTCTTGGCGGCGACATAAAGGATCAGGCAAAGGAGGCCGTTTCATACGGCTGTGATATTGTCCTTGGTGCTGAATCTCCCGTTCTGAGCACATACAGGACGCTGCCGTATTCCCACATCATTGCTGACTTTGTCAGGCAGGAGAAGCCAAACATATTCCTGATTCCAGCAACAAGGAACGGGCGTGATCTGGCGTCTCGCATTGCAGTGAGCTGCCAGGCCGGAGTAACGGCCGACTGCACGGAACTGGACATAGAGCAGGACACAAGGATACTGAGCGCCAACCGTCCAACATATGGGGAGAGCATGCTGGCCGAGATACTGTGCAGGAAGCACAGGCCGCAGATGGCCACAGCAAGACCAGGCATATTCCCTGTACCGGAAAAGATCAAATCCCACAAGGGGGAGATACGCATAAAGGAAGTCACTGTTGACAAATCAATGCTCAAGAAAGAAGTGCTGGAATTCAGGAAAAAAGAAGTTGTGGACCTCACGGCGGCAAAAGTCGTTGTATCCGGCGGCATGGGCCTTGGCAAACCTCAGGGTTTCTCACTCATAGGCCAGCTTGCCAGTGAGTTGAATGGTGTTGTTGGTGCAACCAGACCGGCAGTGGATATGGGCTGGATCACACGCGATCACCAGGTGGGCCAGACGGGGCAGACTGTGAGGCCGAGACTGTACCTTGCCGTGGGCATATCAGGGAAGATTCAGCATATCATGGGCATGAAGAACAGCGAGACAATAGTTTCCGTAAACACAGATCCCAATGCGGAGATAACAAAATACTCGGATTATGTCATAACTGAGGATCTGTATAAAGCTGTCCCTGTGCTTCTGGAGGAGATAAAGAAACTGAAGAAGTCGCCCCCACCACTGGTTCAGGAAGCCAGCAGCACACCAGCACAGTAA
- a CDS encoding threonine--tRNA ligase, whose translation MPQKDSGKIVAKKGVSFADALKASGVKNAIAALVDGAEYDLSTIAKQDTTLEPIFPDSPRGLKILRHSTAHLLAQAVLELFPDARPNAGPPTDDGFYYDIDMKPVNQEDLERIEERMHQIASLNITVKREELSREELLKLFAWNQYKLDKIMENVPEGGSSTVYRQGDFVDFCRGPHVPSTGYLKAFRLLSIASTHYKADENRPMLVRIYGTSFPDEKSLKEYLKNREEALKRDHRKIAQEMDLLVFNSQRAPGFPFYTPNGMIIRQELMNFMARLNRQYGWEEVSTPHIYRDVIWKQSGHYAKYKPNMYLFTLSDGDSYGVKPMNCPGHITIFERTPKSYRELPVKYCEPGTVYRYEKSGEVGGLTRPRMFTIDDGHGFMRFDQIVGEVKSIMEMVKATFSGILGHVDMTFDLSVIDKNSPENYLITYHCNRCGTDVEARKAAMEEELVCPNCGSTDLSPDFSTWDTATDQLRQALDQSGLEYAENPGEAAFYGPKIDVHVRDALGRMWQLSTIQVDFFMPTNFGLYYINSESKHDRIIMIHRAIFGSYERFMAILIEHFAGKFPTWLAPLQAYIVPVSEKFNEYAIEVEKYLKGSGIRARADIGTETMNKKIKIIRQMRPSYILVVGEREEQGRSVSVRNRKDRTSVVPLDKFREKILKEIEKCSVEQTI comes from the coding sequence ATGCCTCAGAAGGATTCTGGAAAAATCGTGGCAAAGAAGGGAGTCAGTTTTGCTGATGCCCTGAAAGCCTCAGGAGTGAAGAATGCCATAGCGGCACTGGTGGACGGTGCTGAATACGATCTGTCCACAATTGCGAAGCAGGATACCACTCTGGAGCCCATCTTTCCAGACAGCCCCCGGGGGCTGAAAATATTAAGGCACTCCACGGCGCATCTTCTGGCTCAGGCAGTCCTGGAACTTTTTCCTGATGCCAGGCCAAATGCAGGTCCTCCAACGGATGATGGATTCTACTACGATATTGACATGAAGCCGGTAAATCAGGAAGATCTGGAGCGGATTGAGGAAAGGATGCACCAGATTGCATCCCTGAACATAACGGTGAAAAGGGAGGAACTCTCCAGAGAGGAGTTGCTGAAACTTTTTGCCTGGAATCAGTACAAACTTGACAAGATAATGGAAAATGTTCCAGAGGGCGGTTCCTCAACTGTTTACAGGCAGGGCGACTTTGTTGATTTCTGCAGGGGGCCCCACGTGCCGTCCACAGGTTACCTCAAGGCATTTCGGCTCCTGTCCATTGCAAGCACGCATTATAAGGCGGATGAAAACCGCCCAATGCTTGTGAGGATATACGGCACATCTTTTCCAGATGAGAAGTCCCTGAAGGAATACCTGAAGAACAGGGAGGAGGCTCTGAAGCGTGACCACAGAAAGATCGCACAGGAAATGGATTTGCTGGTGTTCAATTCCCAAAGGGCCCCGGGATTCCCGTTCTATACTCCAAACGGAATGATCATCCGGCAGGAACTCATGAACTTCATGGCAAGACTCAACAGGCAGTACGGATGGGAGGAGGTATCCACGCCCCACATCTACCGGGATGTCATATGGAAGCAGTCCGGCCATTACGCCAAGTACAAGCCCAACATGTACCTCTTCACCCTGAGCGATGGGGACAGCTACGGAGTGAAGCCGATGAACTGCCCGGGGCACATAACAATATTCGAGCGGACACCAAAGAGCTACAGGGAACTGCCTGTGAAATACTGCGAGCCCGGAACTGTATACAGGTACGAGAAATCAGGTGAAGTGGGAGGCCTCACGAGACCCAGGATGTTCACAATAGACGATGGCCACGGTTTCATGCGTTTCGACCAGATCGTGGGAGAGGTGAAATCCATAATGGAGATGGTGAAGGCCACATTCTCTGGCATACTTGGCCATGTTGACATGACCTTCGATCTCAGCGTCATTGACAAGAACAGCCCTGAGAACTACCTTATCACGTACCACTGCAACAGGTGCGGTACGGACGTGGAGGCCAGGAAGGCTGCCATGGAGGAGGAACTTGTATGCCCCAACTGTGGCTCCACAGATCTTTCACCGGATTTCAGCACATGGGATACGGCTACAGATCAGCTGAGGCAGGCTCTTGACCAATCCGGCCTTGAATATGCGGAGAATCCCGGAGAGGCAGCCTTCTACGGGCCAAAGATAGACGTTCACGTCAGGGATGCGCTTGGAAGGATGTGGCAGCTCTCCACAATACAGGTTGACTTCTTCATGCCAACGAATTTCGGATTATACTACATAAACAGCGAAAGCAAGCATGACAGGATCATAATGATTCACAGGGCCATCTTCGGGTCATATGAGAGATTCATGGCAATCCTCATAGAACACTTTGCCGGAAAATTTCCCACCTGGCTTGCTCCACTGCAGGCGTACATCGTGCCCGTCAGCGAGAAATTCAATGAATATGCCATTGAGGTCGAGAAGTACCTGAAGGGGAGCGGGATCAGGGCAAGGGCCGACATCGGCACGGAGACCATGAACAAGAAGATCAAGATCATAAGGCAGATGAGGCCTTCCTACATTCTCGTTGTGGGCGAGAGAGAGGAGCAGGGAAGATCGGTTTCAGTCAGAAACAGGAAGGACAGGACCTCAGTTGTTCCTCTGGATAAGTTCAGGGAGAAGATACTGAAGGAAATTGAGAAATGCAGCGTTGAACAGACCATCTGA